The Coprococcus phoceensis genomic sequence ACAGGTAATTCCATTCTTCTTTAATGGAGTTTTTGGAGCACATGTTTCGTTTGGTGGAACTTCTATCATCATCATTGTAGGTGTTGTGTTAGAGACGTTAAAACAAATCGAATCACAGATGCTTGTACGTAACTACAAAGGATTTTTGAATAGTGGAAAAGGTTCTGTAAGCAGTAACAGCTTCCTTGGATACTAAAAACATAAGTAGGCAAGTAATTGTTTAGCTATTTAGCTCGTTGAATTTCAGTCTTGGTAGGATAGAAGTTCAGCGAGTTAAAATGCTATATGGATATTTTTATGGAGGAAAGCATATGAAAATTATAATGTTAGGTGCACCTGGTGCGGGAAAAGGGACACAGGCAAAGAAAATTGCTGAAAAGTATTCGATTCCTCATATCTCCACAGGAGATATTTTCAGAGCAAATATTAAAAACGGAACCGAGCTTGGAAAGAAAGCAAAGACATATATGGATCAGGGACTTTTAGTGCCGGATGAACTTGTTGTAGATTTGGTCGTAGACCGCGTAAAGCAGGATGACTGCAGCAATGGTTATGTCTTAGACGGTTTCCCGAGAACAATTCCTCAGGCAGAGGCACTTGACAAAGCTTTGGCAGCGATGGGAGAAGCGATGGACTACGCAATCAATGTGGAAGTTCCAGATGAAAACATTGTCCGCCGTATGTCGGGACGCAGAGCATGTGTGGACTGCGGTGCTACATATCATATTGTATATGCACCTACAAAAGAAGAAAATATATGCGATAACTGTCATGGAGAATTAATCTTAAGAGAAGATGACAAGCCAGAGACAGTACAGAAACGTCTGAATGTATATCATGAGCAGACACAGCCATTGATTGATTATTATACAGAAAAAAATATTTTAGTAGAAGTAGATGGTACTGTAGATATTGATGAGGTATTTGCTGCTATCGTAAACGTGTTAGGAGCGTAAACATTATGCCAGTTACAATAAAATCAGCAAGAGAAATTGAATTGATGAAGGAAGCCGGAAGAATCTTGGAGATCGTTCACGATGAATTGGGGAAAGCATTACATCCGGGAATGACAACACTTGATATAGACCGTTTGGGAGAAGAGATTATACGCAGCTATGGATGCGAGCCTTCTTTTTTGAACTATAACGGATATCCGGCATCCATCTGTGTTTCTGTAAATGATGAAGTTGTTCATGGAATTCCAAGTGCGAAACGAGTCCTGAAGGAAGGCGACATCGTAGGTTTGGATGCAGGCGTTATTTATAAAGGTTACCATTCAGATGCGGCAAGAACCCATGGAATCGGAGAGATCAGCAAAGAGGCAAAGGACTTGATCCAAGTGACAAGAGAATGTTTCTTTGAGGGAATAAAGTTTGCAAAAGAGGGCAACCATTTATTTGAAATTTCTTCCGCAATCGGCAGATATGCAGAGGAACGTGGATACGGCGTAGTTCGTGATCTGTGTGGACACGGCATCGGAACAAAGCTGCATGAGGCTCCGGAAATACCAAATTACGATATGAACCGAAAGGGAATGAAACTTCGAAAAGGAATGACTTTAGCGATAGAACCGATGATCAACATCGGAGGTTGTGCCGTCAACTGGCTGGACGATGACTGGACAGTTGTGACAAGAGACGGTTCGCTGTCAGCACATTATGAAAACACAGTACTGATCACAGAAGACGAACCAATACTTTTGACCTTATCGAAGTAAAAGAGGATGCAGTATGGAAAAATATGAAGTTGGAATGCTTGCAAGATCCAAAGCCGGACATGATAAAGGGCATGTGTATGTGATACATCAGGTGGATGAAACATATGTATATTTAATAGACGGTTCCGGCAGAAAACTTGAGAACCCGAAAAAAAAGAAAAAGAAACATGTACAGCTCATATGTGAAAAGTATGAGCTGTCCGGAGTGGACGATGTTGCAATAAAGCGAATACTAAAATTATTTGATAAGGAAACAGGGAGGAATTAGAAATGTCAAAAGCTGATGTAATTGAAATTGAAGGAACAGTAGTAGAAAAATTACCAAATGCAATGTTTAAAGTAGAATTGGAAAATGGCCATCAGGTCTTAGCGCATATCAGTGGAAAGCTTCGCACAAACTTTATCAAGATCCTGCCGGGAGATAAAGTAACTTTAGAGCTGTCACCATATGATTTGACAAAAGGAAGAATTACTTGGAGAGATAAATAAAAAAGTATTGACTTTAAATAAAAAATAATGCTATAATGTAAAACGAACGTTTTCTAGTATCTAATATTAGAAAACGTGGTAAATACAGGCAAAGCAGTGGATGAAAGGAGGATTTGACGTGAAGGTTAGATCATCAGTTAAACCAATTTGCGAAAAATGCAAAATCATTAAAAGAAAAGGAAGCATCAGAGTAATCTGTGAAAATCCGAAACACAAACAAAGACAAGGATAATTATCGTTGTCGATTTTGTGCGTGAGAGCACAAACATTATTTAGGCGGCTGTAGTGTGACACGCCAGGCGGTGTGGAAACACTATTAATATACAGGGAAACTATTCCTCGATGTATATTGCTTATAATACCCGGTGTCATTTCCGGGAAAGGCTGTAGTATCTAGCAGCTGGGTACGTTATGATGTACCCCAATTTGAGACAATATTAACCAATGGGAATAAATATCTGCACACATTTCAGGCGATATTTTATCGGGCTGCAGTTATTTATTTACTAAAATTCAAGATGGAGGAAAATTACATGGCTCGTATTGCTGGTGTAGACTTACCAAGAGACAAACGTGTAGAAATCGGTTTGACTTACATCTACGGAATCGGTAGAGTAAGCGCAACAAAAATTTTGGAGGCAGCTGGAGTAAATCCAGATACTCGTTGTAGAGACTTAACAGACGAAGAAGTAAAACAGATCAGTGCTGTTATCGATGAAAGCTATCAGGTAGAAGGTGATCTTCGTAGAGAGATTGCTTTAAACATCAAGAGATTACAGGAAATCGGATGCTACCGTGGTATTCGTCATAGAAAAGGACTTCCTGTTCGTGGTCAGAAGACAAAGACAAACGCAAGAACAAGAAAAGGTCCTAAGAGAACTGTTGCAAATAAGAAGAAATAAAAGTAGAGCACTTAGCGAAAGCAAGTTGTTAAACGCAGCTTGAGGTTAGTGCGAACTTTGTTCTTCGGAACTTAATGAGTGCGAGGGAATACCGATGCACGAATTTAGTAAGAAGAACTACCTTATGAAAAGAAACAATATAACAAAAACAAAGAAAGTAGGTTAGTTTAAATGGCTAAAAAAGTTACAAAAAAAGTGACAAAGAAACGTGTCAAGAAAAACGTTGAACGCGGACAAGCACACATTCAATCATCTTTTAATAATACAATCGTAACATTAACAGATGCTCAGGGAAATGCTCTTTCATGGGCAAGTGCTGGTGGT encodes the following:
- a CDS encoding adenylate kinase, producing the protein MKIIMLGAPGAGKGTQAKKIAEKYSIPHISTGDIFRANIKNGTELGKKAKTYMDQGLLVPDELVVDLVVDRVKQDDCSNGYVLDGFPRTIPQAEALDKALAAMGEAMDYAINVEVPDENIVRRMSGRRACVDCGATYHIVYAPTKEENICDNCHGELILREDDKPETVQKRLNVYHEQTQPLIDYYTEKNILVEVDGTVDIDEVFAAIVNVLGA
- the map gene encoding type I methionyl aminopeptidase; translation: MPVTIKSAREIELMKEAGRILEIVHDELGKALHPGMTTLDIDRLGEEIIRSYGCEPSFLNYNGYPASICVSVNDEVVHGIPSAKRVLKEGDIVGLDAGVIYKGYHSDAARTHGIGEISKEAKDLIQVTRECFFEGIKFAKEGNHLFEISSAIGRYAEERGYGVVRDLCGHGIGTKLHEAPEIPNYDMNRKGMKLRKGMTLAIEPMINIGGCAVNWLDDDWTVVTRDGSLSAHYENTVLITEDEPILLTLSK
- the rpsM gene encoding 30S ribosomal protein S13 translates to MARIAGVDLPRDKRVEIGLTYIYGIGRVSATKILEAAGVNPDTRCRDLTDEEVKQISAVIDESYQVEGDLRREIALNIKRLQEIGCYRGIRHRKGLPVRGQKTKTNARTRKGPKRTVANKKK
- a CDS encoding KOW domain-containing RNA-binding protein is translated as MEKYEVGMLARSKAGHDKGHVYVIHQVDETYVYLIDGSGRKLENPKKKKKKHVQLICEKYELSGVDDVAIKRILKLFDKETGRN
- the rpmJ gene encoding 50S ribosomal protein L36, with the translated sequence MKVRSSVKPICEKCKIIKRKGSIRVICENPKHKQRQG
- the infA gene encoding translation initiation factor IF-1 — encoded protein: MSKADVIEIEGTVVEKLPNAMFKVELENGHQVLAHISGKLRTNFIKILPGDKVTLELSPYDLTKGRITWRDK